In one window of Plasmodium berghei ANKA genome assembly, chromosome: 14 DNA:
- a CDS encoding 40S ribosomal protein S7, putative, with translation MVSVKSKILKSNPSDLEREIAQCLVDIELSASSDIKNDTKEIKILSCDLIEVEKIKKKTILIYIPYKIYATYVRKIQRKLINELEKKTKKYVVLVAKRTILKSRQKTKSFKILPRSRTLTSVYDSVLEDIVSPSEIIGKRISMKSDGKRVFKIMLDPKERQRDNIDEKLISFAAVYKKITKRDTIFSLPPSNEK, from the exons ATGGTTTCTGTAAAAAGTAAAATTCTTAAAAGCAATCCAAGCGACTTGGAAAGAGAAATTGCACAATGTTTGGTCGACATTGAATTATCAGCCTCCTCGGATATAAAGAATGATAccaaagaaataaaaatattatcatgtGACTTAATAGAagttgaaaaaataaaaaaaaaaacaattttaatcTACATcccatataaaatatatgctaCCTATGtaagaaaaatacaaagaaaattaattaatgaGTTAGAAAAGAAAaccaaaaaatatgtagtACTAGTCGCAAAGAGAACCATATTAAAATCTAGgcaaaaaacaaaatcatttaaaatattaccAAGATCAAGAACTTTAACAAGCGTATATGATTCAGTTTTAGAAGATATTGTTTCTCCCAGTGAAATAATTGGAAAGAG aATAAGTATGAAATCTGATGGGAAAAGAGtattcaaaataatgttaGACCCAAAGGAAAGGCAACGAGATAATATTGACGAAAAACTTATTAGTTTTGCTGctgtatataaaaaaatcacAAAAAGAGATACTATATTTTCCTTACCACCatcaaatgaaaaataa